One part of the Prosthecobacter vanneervenii genome encodes these proteins:
- a CDS encoding serine hydrolase domain-containing protein, giving the protein MNTRRTFLTSLAGLAATSGHGLTPSLMNDAFQIIQKQIKDGTLESAVLHVRRKQDTFQQAFGKAANADAIFLLASITKTMTATAVMVLAERGELQITDPAMKFIPEFSEGARKEITIEHLLTHTSGLPDQLEDNAALRARHAPLAEFVQGAIRTPLLFAPGTKFHYQSMGILLAAEIVERITKNPLPDFLAKEVFTPLDMKHSALGLGRFKIADTIRCQTEHAAPESGAGDPKAASWDWNSPYWRNLAAPWGGAHGSAGDVARFLDSFLHFSGKVLRPETVRLMLQNHSEGLGARRGIGFALGPEGFGKGCSDRSFGHSGSTGTLAWADPATDTTCVILTSLPSRISADTILHPVSDVVARSR; this is encoded by the coding sequence ATGAACACCCGCCGCACCTTTCTGACCTCTCTCGCCGGGCTTGCGGCCACCAGCGGTCACGGCCTCACCCCTTCCCTCATGAACGACGCATTTCAGATCATCCAGAAGCAGATCAAAGACGGCACCCTCGAATCCGCCGTGCTGCATGTGCGCAGGAAGCAGGACACCTTTCAGCAGGCCTTTGGCAAAGCTGCAAATGCCGATGCCATTTTCCTCCTTGCCTCCATCACCAAAACCATGACCGCCACGGCGGTGATGGTGCTGGCGGAGCGAGGCGAACTGCAGATCACCGATCCTGCAATGAAGTTCATTCCCGAGTTCAGCGAAGGCGCGCGCAAGGAAATCACCATCGAGCACCTGCTCACACACACCTCCGGCCTTCCGGATCAGTTGGAAGACAATGCCGCACTGCGCGCACGCCATGCACCGCTGGCAGAGTTTGTGCAGGGTGCTATCCGCACACCGCTGCTGTTTGCCCCCGGCACGAAGTTCCACTACCAGAGCATGGGCATTCTGCTGGCGGCGGAAATCGTGGAGCGCATTACCAAAAATCCGCTGCCAGACTTTCTTGCCAAGGAAGTTTTCACACCTCTCGACATGAAGCACAGCGCCCTCGGACTGGGCCGCTTCAAAATCGCAGACACCATCCGCTGCCAGACCGAGCACGCCGCGCCCGAATCCGGTGCTGGCGATCCCAAAGCCGCCTCTTGGGATTGGAACAGCCCCTACTGGCGCAATCTCGCCGCGCCCTGGGGTGGCGCCCATGGCTCAGCCGGCGACGTGGCTCGATTTCTTGACTCGTTTCTGCATTTCTCCGGCAAAGTGCTGCGTCCAGAAACCGTGCGTCTGATGCTGCAAAATCACAGCGAGGGTCTCGGTGCACGGCGCGGCATCGGCTTTGCCCTGGGCCCAGAGGGCTTTGGCAAAGGCTGCTCAGACAGGAGCTTTGGCCACTCGGGATCTACCGGCACTCTGGCCTGGGCAGACCCGGCCACGGACACCACGTGCGTCATCCTTACCTCGCTGCCGTCTCGCATTTCCGCAGACACGATACTACATCCCGTGTCAGACGTGGTGGCCAGGTCGCGCTGA
- a CDS encoding sigma-70 family RNA polymerase sigma factor, which produces MTDPSQMDSVLDAVARGDSAAFMQVVQAHGLMLRSYIGAQVFNTGDVDDLAQETFIAAYRSLHSFKRGDDMGAWLRGIARNKVLMHFRSSQRRSSALDRFRAEVAEIVGAELDVAAAHEKPEHIEALLRCIAKLPDKLRRVVHAGLEGMKVQALAEALQTSAGAIYQLHYRANQLLRECVVKEVQNV; this is translated from the coding sequence ATGACTGATCCCTCCCAGATGGATTCCGTGCTGGACGCCGTGGCACGCGGAGACTCCGCCGCCTTCATGCAGGTGGTGCAGGCGCACGGACTGATGCTGCGCAGCTACATTGGCGCGCAGGTTTTCAACACCGGGGATGTGGACGATCTGGCGCAGGAGACCTTCATCGCGGCGTATCGCTCGCTGCACAGCTTCAAGCGTGGCGATGACATGGGCGCGTGGTTGAGAGGCATCGCACGCAACAAGGTGCTCATGCACTTTCGCAGCAGCCAGCGGAGGTCCAGCGCCCTCGACCGCTTCCGTGCCGAGGTGGCGGAGATTGTGGGTGCCGAGCTGGATGTAGCGGCCGCGCATGAAAAGCCTGAACACATTGAGGCCCTGCTGCGCTGCATCGCCAAGCTGCCGGACAAGCTGCGGCGTGTGGTGCATGCGGGCCTGGAGGGGATGAAGGTGCAGGCGCTGGCAGAAGCGCTGCAAACCTCTGCCGGGGCGATCTACCAACTTCACTATCGTGCCAACCAGCTCCTGCGGGAGTGTGTCGTGAAGGAGGTGCAAAATGTCTGA
- a CDS encoding SDR family oxidoreductase, whose translation MNLSQQVCVITGGAKGIGLATAHALLARGARLALLDLENVVLDHPDALSIRCDVSQAAEVQAALDQVTEQLGPISVWVNNAGLARHRWIPDYTEAEIDLMLAVNLKGTILGSQAALKSMIPHRRGHIINVISTASLRGIPSETVYCAAKWGVRGFTQGLAEEAAPHRIRVTAILPGGVDTAFWDDASQRQAPKQLFLKPEHIADGIIRCLEMDDFCVPRELVLRSLDDSDFTVKPA comes from the coding sequence ATGAACCTCTCCCAGCAAGTCTGCGTTATCACCGGCGGAGCCAAAGGCATCGGTCTCGCCACCGCCCACGCCCTGCTCGCACGCGGTGCCCGTTTAGCATTGCTCGACCTCGAAAACGTGGTGCTGGATCACCCTGACGCTCTCTCCATCCGCTGCGATGTCTCGCAAGCTGCGGAGGTTCAGGCTGCTCTGGATCAGGTCACCGAACAACTCGGCCCCATCTCCGTCTGGGTAAACAACGCGGGTCTCGCACGGCATCGCTGGATACCCGACTACACCGAAGCCGAGATCGATCTCATGCTCGCAGTGAATCTCAAGGGCACCATCCTCGGCTCTCAGGCAGCCCTGAAGTCCATGATCCCGCACCGGCGTGGCCACATCATCAATGTCATCTCCACCGCCAGCCTGCGTGGCATCCCGAGCGAAACCGTGTACTGCGCGGCCAAGTGGGGCGTGCGCGGCTTCACGCAGGGCCTGGCAGAAGAAGCCGCCCCGCATCGCATCCGCGTCACCGCCATTCTGCCCGGTGGTGTGGACACCGCCTTCTGGGACGACGCCTCCCAGCGCCAGGCCCCAAAGCAGCTCTTTCTCAAGCCCGAGCACATCGCCGACGGCATCATTCGCTGCCTGGAGATGGACGACTTCTGCGTCCCGCGCGAGCTGGTGCTGCGCTCTCTGGATGATAGCGACTTCACAGTGAAGCCGGCATAG
- a CDS encoding 3-keto-disaccharide hydrolase: MSTPFFSRASRRTFLKAASLTALGSMPCSQAAENTVSPSQDPPPSGFVPLFDGRTWANWQHEPHLDGVWEIADGTIRLRTDEPPRQRGKDYNLSTAKQYKDFVLLIDWRLTGKPVVKPHQWLMDDGQFHTDAAGKVIMKDNLTWGDSGIYLRGARAAQVNIWCQPCGSGEVGTKFKDTEATKEERMKTMPSVRADKGPGEWNRFFITLRGDRVDVTLNGVDIIQGARVKQIPAEGPITLQNHKDGVEFRRIFIKELDH; the protein is encoded by the coding sequence ATGAGCACACCGTTTTTCTCCAGGGCATCCCGGCGCACCTTTCTCAAGGCCGCATCACTCACCGCTCTCGGCAGCATGCCCTGCAGCCAAGCCGCAGAAAACACAGTGAGTCCGAGTCAGGACCCGCCGCCATCCGGCTTTGTCCCGCTCTTCGATGGTCGCACCTGGGCAAACTGGCAGCATGAGCCACATCTCGACGGCGTGTGGGAAATCGCTGATGGCACCATCCGCCTGCGCACCGACGAACCGCCACGCCAGCGCGGCAAGGACTACAACCTCTCCACTGCGAAGCAATACAAAGACTTTGTGCTGCTCATCGACTGGCGTCTCACCGGCAAACCCGTGGTGAAACCGCACCAGTGGCTCATGGACGACGGCCAGTTTCATACCGATGCCGCCGGCAAGGTGATCATGAAGGACAATCTCACCTGGGGAGACAGCGGCATCTACCTGCGTGGTGCACGTGCCGCACAGGTAAACATCTGGTGCCAGCCCTGCGGCAGCGGCGAGGTGGGCACCAAATTCAAGGACACTGAGGCCACGAAAGAAGAACGCATGAAGACCATGCCCAGCGTCCGTGCCGACAAAGGCCCCGGCGAATGGAACCGCTTCTTCATCACCCTGCGCGGCGACCGCGTGGATGTGACGCTCAACGGAGTGGACATCATCCAGGGCGCACGCGTGAAACAGATTCCGGCCGAAGGACCCATTACCCTCCAAAACCACAAGGATGGTGTGGAGTTCCGCCGCATCTTCATCAAGGAGCTCGATCACTAG
- a CDS encoding LamG-like jellyroll fold domain-containing protein yields MSEELHDIIAAWFGEEMTEARRAELLKRLREDAALRKELVTELRTFGSLQAVQAPEPRWLELQDELGLAAVREDFAEEQIRAALRQQPRPFVASWWRPVAALAACLAAVFAVLLIVQSPQQTDTASAGRENLALVVRMDAVKWHAAQANQPLVGGLVGAGNLRFESGRLTLAFLSGVSVHIEGPADITLQDAERITCRRGNVRAHVNQGAEGFTIETPGGAVVDLGTEFGVNVEGQGKTQVMVYQGQAELAMLSKDGSPLRTRLLSAQQSSELDPQAKTLRGIDPREMLSAPDLRIPPLVMRADYAQRILKSKPLHYWRGQAAAEGSIADAGPGGKALRILGGILPQADGSLAFAAENEPQYLRADGEWTPPDEFAVELWFASDAYHSSVLAVLHALDDEHDTLSLLQLTRRDARNALRPGRVRFLFRWPPGSRDGMNVYSTPLYTPYRWQHLVCQRRGSTLEMYLDGRLVGDTELLGTEKTTACALRFGRLFEAAGNKDARQFVGRMAEMAVYEHALSEQEIREHAAR; encoded by the coding sequence ATGTCTGAGGAGCTGCATGATATCATCGCTGCATGGTTTGGCGAAGAGATGACGGAGGCACGCCGTGCGGAGTTGCTGAAGCGGCTGCGTGAAGATGCTGCGCTGAGAAAAGAACTGGTGACGGAACTGCGCACCTTTGGAAGCCTGCAGGCTGTGCAGGCACCTGAGCCCCGCTGGCTGGAATTGCAGGACGAGCTGGGGCTGGCGGCGGTGAGAGAAGACTTTGCCGAGGAGCAAATCCGGGCAGCGCTGCGCCAGCAGCCGCGCCCGTTTGTGGCCTCCTGGTGGCGGCCTGTGGCCGCGCTGGCAGCCTGTCTGGCGGCGGTGTTTGCGGTACTGCTCATCGTGCAGTCGCCGCAGCAGACAGACACGGCCTCCGCAGGTCGTGAAAATCTCGCGCTGGTGGTGCGGATGGATGCGGTGAAATGGCATGCTGCGCAGGCGAATCAACCACTTGTCGGAGGACTGGTGGGCGCGGGAAATCTGCGTTTTGAGAGCGGACGTCTCACGCTCGCATTCTTGAGCGGAGTCAGTGTCCACATTGAAGGTCCGGCAGACATCACGCTGCAAGATGCCGAGCGCATCACGTGCAGGCGTGGCAATGTGCGTGCACATGTGAATCAAGGAGCGGAGGGGTTCACCATCGAGACGCCGGGAGGTGCGGTGGTGGATCTGGGGACGGAGTTTGGCGTGAATGTGGAAGGCCAGGGCAAGACGCAGGTGATGGTCTATCAGGGACAGGCGGAATTGGCGATGCTCTCCAAGGATGGCAGCCCGCTGCGGACTCGGCTGCTCAGCGCGCAGCAGTCTTCGGAGCTGGACCCACAGGCGAAAACGCTGCGCGGCATCGATCCACGTGAGATGCTCAGCGCACCTGATCTGCGGATCCCTCCGCTTGTTATGAGAGCGGATTATGCGCAGCGAATTCTCAAGTCCAAACCGCTGCACTACTGGCGTGGTCAGGCGGCTGCGGAAGGGAGTATTGCAGATGCGGGTCCGGGCGGCAAAGCTTTGCGCATTCTAGGCGGCATCCTGCCCCAAGCTGACGGCAGCCTGGCCTTTGCTGCTGAGAATGAACCGCAGTATCTGCGCGCTGATGGCGAGTGGACCCCGCCCGATGAGTTTGCGGTGGAGCTCTGGTTTGCCAGCGATGCGTATCACAGCAGCGTGCTGGCGGTGCTGCATGCGCTGGACGATGAGCACGACACGCTCTCACTGCTGCAACTGACGCGGCGCGATGCACGCAATGCCCTGCGGCCAGGCCGGGTGCGCTTTCTCTTCCGCTGGCCTCCTGGGAGCAGGGATGGCATGAATGTGTACAGCACCCCGCTTTACACGCCCTACCGCTGGCAGCATCTCGTCTGCCAGCGCCGTGGCAGCACGCTGGAAATGTACCTGGACGGCAGGCTGGTGGGCGACACCGAGCTGCTTGGCACGGAAAAGACCACCGCCTGTGCGCTGCGCTTTGGCCGCCTGTTTGAGGCTGCGGGAAACAAGGATGCACGCCAGTTCGTCGGACGCATGGCTGAAATGGCCGTCTATGAACACGCGCTCAGCGAGCAGGAAATCCGCGAGCATGCGGCGCGTTGA
- a CDS encoding TrkA C-terminal domain-containing protein: MAAPVIALLIIALVSLLVVRVGATALMMTGISWDTASFQAYSAFFGVGFTTKEAELVVNHPVRRRIIRDLILAGNVGLTSALATLIVTLLQSSSGGDTMLMLGWLAAGLVVMLMISRLAWFQKILDHVIQRTLERTGMVRALDYELLLRIQHGYVVSEIEVLAGTFLAGRTLRESRPWDRGVVILAITRDGKTHSGIPARDDLIKTGDILTAYGKEPHLLAMTQPFEPSSKTSPKS, translated from the coding sequence GTGGCCGCTCCCGTCATCGCGCTGCTCATCATCGCCCTGGTTTCCCTGCTGGTGGTGCGTGTGGGTGCCACGGCGCTGATGATGACCGGCATCAGCTGGGACACCGCCAGCTTTCAGGCCTACTCGGCCTTCTTCGGCGTGGGCTTCACCACGAAGGAAGCTGAGCTGGTGGTCAATCACCCCGTGCGCCGCCGCATCATCCGCGATCTCATTCTTGCTGGAAACGTGGGCCTGACTTCCGCACTGGCCACACTCATCGTGACCCTGCTGCAGAGCAGCTCTGGCGGGGATACCATGCTAATGCTGGGCTGGCTGGCCGCCGGACTGGTGGTGATGCTGATGATCTCGCGCCTCGCGTGGTTTCAAAAAATTCTCGATCACGTCATCCAGCGCACGCTGGAGCGCACCGGCATGGTGCGTGCGCTGGACTATGAGCTGCTGCTGCGCATTCAGCACGGCTATGTGGTTTCGGAGATCGAAGTGCTTGCTGGCACCTTCCTCGCAGGACGCACGCTGCGCGAATCGCGCCCGTGGGACCGAGGAGTCGTCATTCTTGCCATCACGCGCGATGGTAAAACTCACTCCGGAATTCCCGCACGGGATGATCTCATCAAGACTGGAGACATCCTCACTGCCTACGGCAAGGAACCTCATCTTCTGGCCATGACTCAGCCATTTGAGCCCTCCTCCAAAACCTCACCCAAATCATGA